In one Musa acuminata AAA Group cultivar baxijiao chromosome BXJ2-5, Cavendish_Baxijiao_AAA, whole genome shotgun sequence genomic region, the following are encoded:
- the LOC103984008 gene encoding uncharacterized protein LOC103984008 isoform X1, whose amino-acid sequence MASSSSSTSSPQYRSRFGDTTLTKVFVGGLAWETPTEELHRYFEQFGEILEAVIISDKITGRSKGYGFVTFRDPESARRSVADPNPVIDGRRANCNIASMGRPKPSPPRGRSNQEGSMYQGPVQAPDPPYSRLPAQLPFPSPPMIYPTPYGYVAYPSGHGYQQAAVYDPQMASYYYQQLYGPTSPSAVVPPPYHYPPLGYSTQTGRASFPSPGQGPRPPLMVPTSSQQYPFQLRSPSQARQPLNTITRELLSRPPQLDQIPMTRILEGGNLHPSAYKLVRINQLD is encoded by the exons AtggcttcctcttcttcatcaacTTCCAGCCCTCAATACAGATCAAGGTTTGGTGACACAACCTTGACCAAAGTGTTTGTGGGGGGATTGGCTTGGGAGACTCCCACCGAGGAGCTCCATCGCTACTTCGAGCAGTTCGGCGAGATCCTCGAGGCCGTCATCATATCCGACAAGATCACCGGCCGATCCAAAGGATATGGCTTC GTGACTTTTCGGGACCCGGAATCGGCACGGCGGTCAGTTGCCGACCCCAACCCGGTGATCGACGGCCGGCGAGCAAACTGCAACATCGCCTCCATGGGGAGGCCCAAACCCTCTCCACCACGAG GGAGGAGCAACCAAGAAGGGAGCATGTACCAGGGCCCAGTGCAGGCGCCGGACCCACCTTATAGCAGACTGCCAGCTCAACTACCCTTCCCTTCCCCTCCGATGATCTACCCTACCCCGTACGG TTATGTGGCTTACCCATCTGGGCATGGATACCAACAA GCTGCAGTGTACGACCCCCAAATGGCATCCTATTACTATCAACAGCTATATGGACCAACCTCTCCATCGGCTGTCGTTCCTCCGCCCTACCATTACCCTCCATTAGGGTACTCCACCCAAACTGGCAGGGCAAGTTTTCCTTCACCGGGACAAGGCCCACGGCCACCTCTCATGGTTCCCACGTCTTCTCAGCAGTACCCATTTCAACTCCGATCCCCATCACAAGCAAGGCAGCCCCTGAACACCATA ACTCGCGAGCTCCTGAGCAGACCTCCACAGCTGGATCAGATACCGATGACCAGGATTCTTGAAGGAGGCAATTTACATCCTTCAGCATATAAACTTGTGCGCATCAACCAACTTGACTGA
- the LOC103984006 gene encoding uncharacterized protein LOC103984006 has product MADGGDCKAQNGTFMETLNDAAAFFLPSKLLHSLSDVLPFLQYPGGGQLLRLLRRFLLSAFHVLLYLLSFLLFHLPSPPHPPPPHPLAASGFAVAPLADGSRAGRGLSRVLFAVAHVPVASRKYDFVRSLAERILDDNLRATGGADLQTLNRTALSAAFARTLHGLEEALAAEAASASGVRSGGRIMGVLKSRLRAWAAGRVVPPAGEEGAGGSAEKLAAEAMWLGQKMAENGAAAEAVAMWGTASRLAGLAVVAEPRLQVAIVRVCAFMFIHASSKQLEEECGAEKGETSLASHQISMLKSWLPLLCCACSGVDAPILSSKERAEMVSLLGDMIGKFNWDQQEEVLSLWLYHFTNCPDSDWPNLESCYIRWYLESQELFLK; this is encoded by the exons ATGGCAGACGGCGGCGACTGCAAGGCGCAGAACGGAACCTTCATGGAAACACTAAACGACGCCGCCGCCTTCTTCCTGCCCTCCAAACTCCTCCACTCCCTCAGCGACGTCCTGCCCTTCCTCCAATATCCCGGCGGTGGCcagctcctccgcctcctccgccgTTTCCTCCTCTCTGCCTTCCACGTCCTCCTCTatctcctctccttcctcctcttccacctTCCATCTCCTCCTCATCCCCCTCCGCCTCATCCTCTCGCCGCCTCCGGCTTCGCCGTGGCCCCTCTGGCCGATGGCTCTCGCGCTGGGCGCGGCCTCTCGCGCGTGCTCTTCGCCGTCGCGCACGTCCCGGTCGCCTCCCGCAAGTACGACTTCGTCCGCTCCCTCGCCGAGCGCATCCTCGACGACAACCTCCGCGCAACCGGCGGCGCGGACCTCCAGACCCTCAACCGCACCGCCCTCTCCGCCGCGTTCGCGAGGACGCTCCACGGCCTCGAGGAGGCCTTGGCCGCAGAGGCGGCGTCGGCGAGCGGGGTCCGGTCGGGGGGGCGAATCATGGGGGTGTTGAAATCGAGGTTGAGAGCGTGGGCGGCGGGGAGGGTGGTTCCGCCAGCGGGAGAGGAAGGGGCGGGCGGATCGGCTGAGAAGCTGGCGGCGGAGGCGATGTGGCTGGGGCAGAAGATGGCGGAGAACGGGGCGGCCGCGGAGGCAGTGGCCATGTGGGGGACGGCGTCGAGGCTCGCGGGTCTCGCCGTCGTCGCCGAGCCTCGGCTGCAGGTGGCCATCGTCCGGGTGTGTG CATTCATGTTCATTCATGCCAGCTCCAAGCAACTGGAAGAAGAGTGTGGAGCGGAAAAGGGAGAAACAAGTTTAGCAAGCCATCAAATATCAATGTTGAAGTCATGGCTGCCATTGCTTTGTTGTGCATGCAGTGGTGTAGACGCCCCAATACTAAGCAGTAAGGAGAGAGCAGAGATGGTGAGTTTGCTCGGAGATATGATTGGGAAGTTTAATTGGGACCAGCAAGAGGAGGTATTGTCGCTCTGGCTTTATCACTTCACTAATTGTCCTGATTCTGACTGGCCTAATCTGGAATCCTGCTACATACGTTGGTACTTAGAATCTCAAGAGCTCTTTCTGAAATGA
- the LOC103984008 gene encoding leucine-rich repeat extensin-like protein 2 isoform X3 has product MDQRGNLVTFRDPESARRSVADPNPVIDGRRANCNIASMGRPKPSPPRGRSNQEGSMYQGPVQAPDPPYSRLPAQLPFPSPPMIYPTPYGYVAYPSGHGYQQAAVYDPQMASYYYQQLYGPTSPSAVVPPPYHYPPLGYSTQTGRASFPSPGQGPRPPLMVPTSSQQYPFQLRSPSQARQPLNTITRELLSRPPQLDQIPMTRILEGGNLHPSAYKLVRINQLD; this is encoded by the exons ATGGATCAGCGAGGTAACTTG GTGACTTTTCGGGACCCGGAATCGGCACGGCGGTCAGTTGCCGACCCCAACCCGGTGATCGACGGCCGGCGAGCAAACTGCAACATCGCCTCCATGGGGAGGCCCAAACCCTCTCCACCACGAG GGAGGAGCAACCAAGAAGGGAGCATGTACCAGGGCCCAGTGCAGGCGCCGGACCCACCTTATAGCAGACTGCCAGCTCAACTACCCTTCCCTTCCCCTCCGATGATCTACCCTACCCCGTACGG TTATGTGGCTTACCCATCTGGGCATGGATACCAACAA GCTGCAGTGTACGACCCCCAAATGGCATCCTATTACTATCAACAGCTATATGGACCAACCTCTCCATCGGCTGTCGTTCCTCCGCCCTACCATTACCCTCCATTAGGGTACTCCACCCAAACTGGCAGGGCAAGTTTTCCTTCACCGGGACAAGGCCCACGGCCACCTCTCATGGTTCCCACGTCTTCTCAGCAGTACCCATTTCAACTCCGATCCCCATCACAAGCAAGGCAGCCCCTGAACACCATA ACTCGCGAGCTCCTGAGCAGACCTCCACAGCTGGATCAGATACCGATGACCAGGATTCTTGAAGGAGGCAATTTACATCCTTCAGCATATAAACTTGTGCGCATCAACCAACTTGACTGA
- the LOC103984007 gene encoding LOW QUALITY PROTEIN: 7-deoxyloganetin glucosyltransferase (The sequence of the model RefSeq protein was modified relative to this genomic sequence to represent the inferred CDS: inserted 2 bases in 1 codon), with protein MNAPPHAVLIPYPTAGHLNPMLELAKLLHSKGFFITFVNTEFSHQQLLKTVGSDVMSAMNNLRFETIADGVSQSDSESPDHVFRVWFLIQKNSPAPLRDLILKLHSSSDLPPLTCIVTNFLMNFTRGVAEQLGVPELVFWTTSACGXSLQLGELIRRGFVPLKDEGCLTNGYLDITVDWIPGMREMRLRDLSSFIRTTNHDDILVKTEMEEVDYASKAWGVILNTFDDMEREVLGALRSFFPRIYTLGALGEVVDQIGGGLMASTRLSVWREDRSCMEWLDSQSEASVIYVSFGSLTVLTAHQLAEFAWGLAGTDHPFLWIIRPDMVDGGVRTALPEEFIAATKGRSFFASWCHQGQVLAHRSVGGFLTHGGWNSMLESVLSGVPLICWPTFADQYTNCRYACAHWGFGLEVDQEVTRGQVSDRVRELMEGEKGKEMRERSKKWREMAKQATRRGGSSHMNLDRLAEDLSIKETQSES; from the exons ATGAACGCGCCGCCGCACGCCGTGCTTATCCCTTACCCAACCGCAGGCCACTTGAACCCCATGCTCGAGCTGGCCAAGCTGCTCCACTCCAAAGGCTTCTTCATCACCTTCGTCAACACGGAGTTCAGCCATCAGCAGCTACTGAAGACTGTTGGATCAGATGTGATGAGCGCCATGAACAATCTCCGGTTCGAAACCATCGCCGACGGCGTCTCGCAATCTGACAGCGAGAGCCCGGATCATGTCTTCAGAGTTTGGTTCCTGATACAGAAGAACTCTCCTGCTCCACTGAGAGACCTCATACTGAAGCTCCACTCCTCCTCGGATCTGCCCCCTCTCACCTGCATCGTCACCAACTTCCTGATGAACTTTACGCGAGGCGTGGCGGAGCAGCTCGGCGTTCCGGAGTTGGTCTTCTGGACCACGAGCGCTTGTGG CTCTCTTCAGCTGGGTGAGCTCATCCGAAGAGGATTCGTCCCACTCAAAG ATGAGGGTTGCTTGACGAATGGATATCTGGACATCACCGTGGACTGGATCCCTGGAATGCGAGAGATGCGCCTCAGAGACCTCTCCAGTTTCATCAGAACAACGAATCATGACGACATCCTCGTTAAGACGGAGATGGAGGAAGTAGATTACGCATCCAAGGCGTGGGGTGTGATCCTCAACACATTCGACGACATGGAACGCGAGGTTTTGGGTGCCCTGAGAAGCTTCTTCCCTCGCATCTACACGCTCGGCGCATTGGGAGAGGTCGTCGACCAGATAGGGGGCGGCTTAATGGCTTCGACGCGCTTAAGCGTTTGGCGAGAGGATCGCAGTTGCATGGAGTGGCTGGACTCGCAGAGCGAGGCCTCGGTCATCTATGTCAGCTTCGGAAGCCTCACGGTCCTGACGGCCCACCAGCTGGCGGAGTTCGCATGGGGCCTCGCCGGCACCGACCACCCCTTCCTGTGGATCATCAGGCCTGACATGGTCGACGGTGGGGTCAGGACTGCCCTGCCGGAAGAATTCATTGCGGCAACAAAAGGGAGGAGCTTCTTCGCGAGCTGGTGCCATCAGGGACAGGTCCTCGCCCACCGTTCCGTAGGCGGCTTCCTGACGCACGGCGGCTGGAACTCGATGCTGGAAAGCGTCCTCAGCGGCGTGCCATTGATTTGCTGGCCAACCTTTGCGGATCAGTACACGAATTGCCGGTACGCTTGCGCGCACTGGGGATTCGGCTTGGAGGTCGACCAGGAGGTGACGAGAGGACAAGTCAGTGACCGCGTTAGGGAGCTAATGGAaggagagaaagggaaggagatgaGGGAGAGGTCCAAGAAATGGAGAGAGATGGCCAAGCAAGCCACAAGACGAGGTGGATCTTCTCACATGAACCTGGATAGATTAGCTGAAGATTTAAGTATCAAGGAGACGCAATCGGAATCATGA
- the LOC103984008 gene encoding uncharacterized protein LOC103984008 isoform X2, whose product MASSSSSTSSPQYRSRFGDTTLTKVFVGGLAWETPTEELHRYFEQFGEILEAVIISDKITGRSKGYGFVTFRDPESARRSVADPNPVIDGRRANCNIASMGRPKPSPPRGRSNQEGSMYQGPVQAPDPPYSRLPAQLPFPSPPMIYPTPYGYVAYPSGHGYQQAAVYDPQMASYYYQQLYGPTSPSAVVPPPYHYPPLGYSTQTGRASFPSPGQGPRPPLMVPTSSQQYPFQLRSPSQARQPLNTIVDSRAPEQTSTAGSDTDDQDS is encoded by the exons AtggcttcctcttcttcatcaacTTCCAGCCCTCAATACAGATCAAGGTTTGGTGACACAACCTTGACCAAAGTGTTTGTGGGGGGATTGGCTTGGGAGACTCCCACCGAGGAGCTCCATCGCTACTTCGAGCAGTTCGGCGAGATCCTCGAGGCCGTCATCATATCCGACAAGATCACCGGCCGATCCAAAGGATATGGCTTC GTGACTTTTCGGGACCCGGAATCGGCACGGCGGTCAGTTGCCGACCCCAACCCGGTGATCGACGGCCGGCGAGCAAACTGCAACATCGCCTCCATGGGGAGGCCCAAACCCTCTCCACCACGAG GGAGGAGCAACCAAGAAGGGAGCATGTACCAGGGCCCAGTGCAGGCGCCGGACCCACCTTATAGCAGACTGCCAGCTCAACTACCCTTCCCTTCCCCTCCGATGATCTACCCTACCCCGTACGG TTATGTGGCTTACCCATCTGGGCATGGATACCAACAA GCTGCAGTGTACGACCCCCAAATGGCATCCTATTACTATCAACAGCTATATGGACCAACCTCTCCATCGGCTGTCGTTCCTCCGCCCTACCATTACCCTCCATTAGGGTACTCCACCCAAACTGGCAGGGCAAGTTTTCCTTCACCGGGACAAGGCCCACGGCCACCTCTCATGGTTCCCACGTCTTCTCAGCAGTACCCATTTCAACTCCGATCCCCATCACAAGCAAGGCAGCCCCTGAACACCATAGTAG ACTCGCGAGCTCCTGAGCAGACCTCCACAGCTGGATCAGATACCGATGACCAGGATTCTTGA